From a region of the Fusobacterium sp. IOR10 genome:
- a CDS encoding VWA domain-containing protein, protein MTPFDKIREYIDVDFREKVLPIPGSIVYFEKYGQCIGSGVIGTKNNIILLHYKNKTKSQILSFEYDDILDEKDMRIYMSANRDGVIGSDNLAKGAEKHIFDIDLYNYNFKNSHEFVQKVLAYVDSSGDKKINLMDVPLKYNVVIEYEDEEVYREFVIKNEYLIEKEDIFLNNLRKEARDKLGVTKWLLWDYKNKFKMIPEPNINLDLKEYSNMQLNENTLQSIRIQREVIMSYLNEIRDESIPEVVLIKADSILASFDMIEEEYDELQEVGEDLGTSFSSNDSKRLNLLNLEAVVYEMKHNEELKNMIEKLGREFISKEETTNTLEKVKVYDLNDEVYGIEKNDNITRVLPNEVVNLVDEDLEYLFYAKYFEKSLLSYEISGDDEKRKKSPKIENGPVIMLLDTSGSMFGKSMRKAKALALATIDYLKEENRNLYILIFGGKGEVKEKEHKCGDDIKKTLKFLNEGFGVSTDFEEPLKRSIEILEESGKYKKADIFMVSDGACVIDEDCKEYIQSKKEALQFNIYTVITVPGNYSEDGFSDEVVRI, encoded by the coding sequence ATGACTCCCTTTGATAAAATAAGAGAATATATAGATGTGGATTTTAGAGAAAAAGTTCTTCCTATTCCAGGGAGTATAGTATATTTTGAAAAATATGGACAGTGTATAGGCTCTGGAGTTATAGGTACTAAAAATAATATAATACTTTTGCACTATAAAAATAAAACAAAGTCCCAAATTCTTTCCTTTGAATATGATGATATATTAGATGAAAAGGATATGAGAATATACATGTCAGCTAACAGGGATGGGGTTATTGGAAGTGATAATCTAGCCAAAGGTGCTGAAAAACATATTTTTGATATTGACCTATATAACTATAATTTTAAAAATTCCCATGAATTTGTACAAAAAGTTTTAGCCTATGTGGATAGTAGTGGAGATAAAAAAATTAATTTAATGGATGTGCCTTTGAAATATAATGTTGTTATTGAATATGAAGATGAAGAGGTATACAGGGAATTTGTAATAAAAAATGAATATTTAATTGAAAAGGAAGATATATTTTTAAATAATTTAAGAAAAGAGGCAAGGGACAAATTAGGAGTGACTAAATGGCTGCTTTGGGACTATAAAAATAAGTTCAAAATGATTCCTGAACCAAATATAAACTTGGATTTAAAGGAATATTCCAATATGCAATTAAATGAAAACACCCTTCAAAGTATTAGAATACAAAGGGAAGTTATAATGTCTTACTTAAATGAAATTAGAGATGAATCCATTCCTGAAGTTGTGCTAATAAAGGCAGATTCAATACTAGCTTCCTTTGATATGATAGAAGAGGAATATGATGAGCTTCAAGAGGTAGGGGAAGATCTAGGAACAAGCTTTAGTTCAAATGATTCTAAAAGACTTAACCTTTTGAATTTAGAAGCTGTTGTATATGAAATGAAGCACAATGAAGAATTAAAAAATATGATAGAAAAACTAGGAAGAGAATTTATAAGTAAGGAAGAGACAACAAATACCCTTGAAAAAGTTAAGGTTTATGACTTAAATGACGAGGTATATGGAATAGAAAAAAATGATAATATTACAAGGGTTCTTCCAAATGAAGTTGTTAACTTAGTGGATGAGGATTTGGAATATTTATTTTACGCTAAATATTTTGAAAAAAGTTTGTTAAGCTATGAAATTTCAGGGGATGATGAAAAAAGAAAAAAATCTCCAAAAATAGAAAATGGACCAGTTATAATGCTTCTTGATACTTCTGGAAGTATGTTTGGGAAAAGTATGAGAAAGGCAAAGGCTTTGGCCCTAGCCACTATAGATTATTTAAAGGAAGAAAATAGAAACCTTTATATATTAATATTTGGTGGAAAAGGGGAAGTAAAGGAAAAGGAACATAAATGTGGAGATGACATAAAGAAAACCTTGAAATTTTTAAATGAGGGATTTGGAGTGAGCACAGATTTTGAAGAACCTTTAAAAAGAAGTATTGAAATATTAGAAGAATCAGGTAAGTATAAAAAGGCAGATATATTTATGGTTTCTGATGGAGCTTGTGTTATAGATGAAGATTGTAAGGAATATATACAAAGCAAGAAGGAAGCTTTACAGTTTAATATTTACACAGTTATCACAGTACCTGGAAATTATAGTGAAGATGGTTTTAGTGATGAAGTTGTAAGAATATAG
- a CDS encoding AAA family ATPase — translation MKEKLKNLLQVLNKGLVGKEEVLKISLLTMLAGENIILIGPPGTAKSEVGRRMSKILKEEDYFEYLLTKFSTPEEIFGPLSIEDLKKGNYIRKIQGYLPSSKVAFLDEIFKANSSIFKANSSILNSLLTILNEKIFHNGNRKIKTPLAFLIGASNELPLEESQLSALYDRFLIRMYVDYVEDTDIISLLESDSENFQVPIDLKIDVNVLTSIKEEIKKVYIPREILVAIGDIRKEINNNEDELESLKISDRRLKKMVKILKVSAYTNDRLSVDVSDMYILIHMLWNDPRDKEVLIEKINAIVGKIDIDTVEKTNYRKEISNEIWEKLGIQSDEILKIPITKKDQFEILKNNIWL, via the coding sequence ATGAAAGAAAAATTAAAAAACTTATTACAGGTATTAAATAAAGGTTTAGTTGGAAAGGAAGAGGTGCTTAAAATATCTCTACTAACTATGTTAGCAGGGGAGAACATAATCCTTATTGGACCACCAGGAACTGCCAAAAGTGAAGTGGGAAGAAGAATGTCTAAAATTTTAAAGGAAGAGGACTATTTTGAATATTTATTAACAAAATTTTCAACTCCTGAGGAAATATTTGGGCCCCTATCAATAGAGGATTTAAAAAAGGGTAATTATATAAGGAAGATTCAAGGATATTTACCAAGTTCCAAGGTAGCCTTTTTAGATGAAATATTCAAGGCTAACTCTTCAATATTCAAGGCTAACTCTTCAATATTAAATTCCCTTCTTACAATATTAAATGAAAAAATATTTCATAATGGAAATAGGAAAATAAAAACCCCCCTTGCTTTTTTAATAGGAGCTTCAAATGAATTGCCCCTAGAAGAATCTCAACTTTCAGCTCTATATGATAGATTCTTAATAAGAATGTATGTGGACTATGTGGAAGACACTGATATTATATCTTTATTAGAATCAGACAGTGAAAATTTTCAAGTTCCAATTGATTTGAAAATAGATGTTAATGTACTTACTTCAATTAAAGAAGAAATAAAAAAAGTATACATTCCAAGGGAAATATTAGTTGCAATTGGAGACATAAGAAAAGAAATAAACAATAATGAAGATGAGCTTGAAAGTTTAAAAATATCTGATAGAAGACTGAAAAAAATGGTGAAAATATTAAAGGTATCAGCTTATACAAATGACAGATTATCAGTTGATGTAAGTGACATGTACATATTAATACATATGTTGTGGAATGATCCTAGGGACAAGGAAGTATTAATTGAAAAAATAAATGCAATTGTTGGGAAAATAGATATTGACACTGTGGAAAAAACAAATTATAGAAAAGAAATATCAAATGAAATATGGGAAAAATTGGGAATTCAAAGTGATGAAATATTGAAAATTCCAATAACTAAAAAAGATCAATTTGAAATATTAAAAAATAACATATGGCTGTAG
- a CDS encoding MATE family efflux transporter codes for MDYNFTEGSISKKLIRFTLPILATLILQILYGAVDLLIVGNFASPGDVSAVSTGAQFMSAFINLIAGLATGTTILIAHKIGAKENKDIGKIIGAGIYIFMIIGVLLTLIIGLNGDFFASLINAPPEAFHKTSSYISTLGYGSCFLVAYNILGSIFRGLGDSKTPLYTVILATIINIVLDLIFVRNSHMGAFGAALATVIAQFASVVFSLIIIVRMKRNFKFSMGYICYNKKYTKSTITIGLPVAVNAFLVSLSFTFILGIVNRFGVIVSAGVGVTERLIGFLMLVPLAFGQTMATFVAQNVGARKHERAKKGLITAIYISMVAAFSMIIVSLLFGKEMLGVFSKNEEILVPAFEYLKSYCFDIFFTVFLFTSIGYFNGYGKTKFTMISGLMGALLVRIPLSYLFSTVSPVSIFLIGLGTPIGTLFQLILSFFYYKHLQKSIGKKQTFTL; via the coding sequence ATGGATTACAATTTCACAGAAGGAAGCATTTCAAAAAAATTAATTAGGTTCACACTGCCAATACTTGCAACTTTAATTTTACAAATTTTATATGGAGCTGTGGATTTACTTATAGTTGGTAACTTTGCCTCACCTGGAGATGTGTCTGCTGTAAGTACTGGAGCACAGTTTATGTCAGCTTTTATTAATCTAATAGCTGGTTTAGCCACAGGTACAACTATTTTAATTGCTCACAAAATAGGTGCTAAGGAAAATAAAGACATAGGAAAAATAATAGGAGCTGGAATTTATATATTTATGATAATAGGTGTACTTTTAACACTTATTATTGGTTTAAATGGAGATTTTTTTGCGTCATTAATTAACGCACCACCTGAAGCCTTTCATAAAACCTCAAGCTATATTTCAACTTTAGGTTATGGATCTTGTTTCCTTGTGGCATATAATATTTTAGGTTCAATATTTAGAGGGCTTGGAGATTCTAAAACACCACTGTATACTGTTATTCTTGCAACTATTATAAATATTGTTCTAGATTTAATCTTTGTTAGAAACTCTCATATGGGAGCATTTGGAGCTGCCCTTGCCACTGTAATTGCTCAATTTGCATCTGTAGTTTTTTCTTTAATTATTATTGTAAGAATGAAAAGAAACTTTAAATTTTCAATGGGTTATATATGCTACAACAAAAAATATACAAAGTCCACAATTACAATAGGACTTCCTGTTGCAGTTAATGCATTTTTAGTTTCCCTATCCTTTACTTTTATACTAGGAATAGTTAATAGATTTGGTGTAATTGTATCAGCTGGTGTTGGTGTAACTGAAAGACTTATAGGATTTTTAATGCTGGTACCCCTTGCCTTTGGTCAAACAATGGCTACCTTTGTAGCTCAAAATGTTGGAGCAAGAAAACATGAAAGAGCTAAAAAGGGGCTGATAACTGCCATATATATTTCCATGGTTGCAGCTTTTTCCATGATAATTGTTTCCCTATTATTTGGAAAGGAAATGCTAGGTGTATTCTCTAAAAATGAAGAAATACTTGTACCTGCCTTTGAATATTTAAAATCATATTGTTTTGATATATTCTTCACTGTATTCCTATTTACTTCAATTGGATACTTTAATGGTTATGGGAAAACTAAATTTACAATGATATCAGGTTTAATGGGAGCTCTGCTTGTTAGAATTCCCCTTTCATATTTATTTTCAACAGTTTCCCCAGTTTCAATATTTTTAATTGGTCTTGGAACACCTATAGGAACTTTATTTCAACTTATACTTAGTTTCTTCTACTACAAACATCTTCAAAAAAGCATCGGGAAAAAGCAAACCTTTACACTATAA